A window of the Radiobacillus deserti genome harbors these coding sequences:
- a CDS encoding M20 metallopeptidase family protein, translated as MWNQLHQRIDDLYDEMVEMRRYLHQYPELSFHENKTAAFIADTYKKLNIPYQANVGGNGVIARLKGSKPGPTIAFRADFDGLPIQDEKDVPYKSKIDGVMHACGHDGHTATLLTLAKVLKEVQEELFGEIIFIHQHAEELAPGGAKPIVESGVLEDVDYVYGNHLWTNAPYGVIQTAPKEFMAGADRFEITIQGKGGHGAIPHQTNDAIVIGSQLVTNLQQIVSRRIDPLATAVLTIGTFQAGTTFNIIADKAHITGTVRTFDPELQDFIIQEMEKVMKGTTTSYNATYTFDYEKGYPPVINHPEQANIVLQAAEQVKGVEKAEMVVPSMTGEDFSYYLLEKPGAFFFTGAQKEGHIYPHHHPKFDIDERSMVLAAKTFIEILKSYDH; from the coding sequence ATGTGGAATCAGTTACATCAACGAATAGATGACCTTTATGATGAAATGGTAGAGATGAGAAGGTATTTACACCAGTATCCAGAGTTATCATTCCATGAAAATAAAACGGCGGCCTTTATTGCTGATACATACAAAAAACTCAATATTCCTTATCAAGCTAATGTTGGTGGAAATGGCGTGATTGCCCGATTGAAGGGATCAAAGCCCGGACCAACGATTGCATTTCGCGCAGACTTTGATGGACTTCCGATTCAAGATGAAAAGGATGTACCTTATAAATCGAAGATCGACGGAGTGATGCACGCATGTGGGCATGATGGGCACACGGCAACTCTACTAACGTTGGCAAAAGTATTAAAAGAAGTACAAGAAGAGCTTTTTGGGGAAATCATTTTCATTCACCAACACGCGGAAGAATTAGCACCAGGAGGAGCAAAACCAATTGTAGAATCTGGTGTATTAGAGGATGTGGATTATGTATATGGCAACCATCTTTGGACAAATGCCCCCTACGGAGTTATTCAGACCGCACCTAAAGAGTTTATGGCTGGTGCCGATCGTTTTGAAATCACAATTCAAGGAAAAGGGGGACACGGTGCCATCCCGCATCAAACGAACGATGCCATCGTCATTGGCTCACAGTTAGTGACAAATCTCCAACAAATTGTGAGTCGGCGAATTGATCCACTGGCTACTGCCGTATTAACGATAGGAACATTTCAAGCCGGTACAACCTTTAATATAATTGCAGATAAAGCACACATCACCGGTACCGTTCGAACCTTTGATCCGGAGCTACAAGATTTTATTATTCAAGAGATGGAAAAGGTTATGAAAGGTACAACTACCAGTTACAATGCAACCTACACGTTTGACTACGAAAAAGGATATCCACCTGTCATCAATCACCCAGAACAAGCTAACATTGTTTTACAAGCTGCAGAGCAAGTGAAGGGTGTAGAAAAAGCTGAGATGGTTGTTCCAAGCATGACAGGAGAAGACTTTTCCTATTACTTACTTGAAAAGCCTGGAGCATTCTTCTTCACCGGAGCACAAAAAGAAGGACACATTTATCCGCACCATCATCCTAAGTTTGATATCGATGAGCGGTCCATGGTCCTTGCTGCCAAAACCTTTATAGAAATTTTAAAGAGCTATGATCATTAA
- a CDS encoding ferritin-like domain-containing protein, which produces MANNVHNIKNNSKLEALIDGLNEDLANEYAAAIMYTYNASVVSGLYRSILKPFFEDEINDEIGHALYLSDKITTLGGTPTTTPVKVKQLTNVKEMLEEARKAEQDTIERYEKRKEQAEELGFTELAVKLDDMIADETGHKEEIDRLLMDSRF; this is translated from the coding sequence ATGGCTAACAATGTACACAACATTAAAAACAATAGCAAATTAGAGGCATTAATTGATGGGTTGAATGAAGACCTTGCAAACGAATATGCTGCAGCGATTATGTACACGTACAATGCATCCGTCGTATCCGGACTATATCGTTCCATCCTCAAGCCTTTCTTTGAAGATGAAATCAATGACGAAATTGGACACGCTTTATACCTTTCCGATAAGATTACAACACTCGGAGGAACTCCTACTACAACTCCGGTAAAAGTTAAGCAGCTTACGAATGTGAAAGAAATGCTAGAGGAAGCTCGCAAAGCAGAGCAAGATACGATTGAACGGTATGAAAAACGAAAAGAACAAGCAGAAGAGTTAGGCTTTACGGAGCTTGCCGTTAAATTGGACGATATGATTGCAGATGAAACAGGACACAAAGAAGAAATTGACCGCCTATTAATGGATTCTCGATTCTGA
- a CDS encoding phosphatase PAP2 family protein codes for MKKETIWIVLASTIALLISSILTFRIVNGGIPLMDRLSAPLVKNLEGNIFFLVFRWITELGSGTFLTPFSIIMAILIAMYYKQFLAGFFIFTGTLLGYRMNHWIKVLVQRERPRILEAAEGQGYSFPSGHAMVSLIGYGLIIYFLYRYLKNTTTKQWIFWSGIILIFLIGMSRFVIRVHYLSDVLAGFAFGFLFLISWIGLYLLISYLQDRLFRISKT; via the coding sequence ATGAAAAAGGAAACAATCTGGATTGTACTTGCGAGTACGATCGCTTTGCTCATCAGTTCTATCTTGACCTTTCGTATTGTGAACGGAGGAATTCCTCTGATGGACAGACTATCAGCTCCACTTGTAAAGAATTTGGAGGGAAATATTTTCTTTCTAGTATTTCGATGGATTACTGAGTTGGGGTCTGGTACCTTTTTAACTCCGTTCAGTATTATTATGGCAATACTAATTGCAATGTATTATAAACAATTTTTAGCTGGCTTTTTTATCTTTACGGGAACGCTCCTTGGTTACCGGATGAATCATTGGATAAAGGTACTCGTTCAAAGAGAACGCCCACGAATATTGGAGGCTGCAGAGGGACAAGGATACAGTTTTCCATCCGGACATGCAATGGTGTCGTTGATAGGATATGGATTGATTATTTATTTCTTGTATCGATATTTAAAGAACACGACGACAAAACAATGGATTTTTTGGTCAGGTATTATTCTTATTTTCTTGATTGGAATGAGTAGGTTTGTAATACGAGTTCATTATCTCTCTGATGTACTTGCAGGGTTTGCATTTGGTTTCCTGTTTTTAATTTCTTGGATCGGTCTATACCTTCTTATTTCTTATTTACAAGATCGATTATTCCGTATATCTAAAACATAA
- a CDS encoding MFS transporter: MSTVESMPDNNQKDGTSIKRNRNFVFLLMGAFFSAPGYYVYLIGAEWLMLSITDDRFFFGMLFFAASVPRLLLLTSGGVIADRFNKRTVLFLSDMTRALLLFILILLVWTDTIAVWHLIVMAVLFGISDAFSHPAMNSLTPTLLEENQLQRGNSLMQMAQQISPILGPALGGSMIVFLGFTGVFIVSFVMLVIASLTVLQITITENEAKSSKKPLEELKDGFVYMMKNKLLLNIMVMALFINFFFSGPLSIGIPIIVKDIFESNALGLTIMECALGIGALSGAILLATRKNLKRPGLVLIQCTFGLGLLYVLTGASFHLIASACFVATMGFMTQLVNIPLVTMLQQSTEKKMLGRVMSVLMTVSTGLIPVSYAVTSSLIAMGVNIQYIIATGGIMVMLIALANSRNKRILGYQFSKQEASAEVS, from the coding sequence GTGAGTACAGTCGAATCGATGCCTGACAATAATCAAAAGGATGGTACATCTATAAAACGGAACCGAAATTTTGTATTTTTATTAATGGGGGCTTTTTTCTCAGCTCCTGGCTACTATGTTTATTTAATTGGTGCAGAGTGGTTAATGCTGAGTATTACGGATGACCGATTTTTCTTTGGTATGCTATTTTTTGCAGCATCTGTTCCCCGGTTGCTACTGTTAACATCTGGTGGGGTAATCGCGGATCGATTTAATAAGCGAACCGTTTTGTTTCTGTCAGACATGACGAGGGCTCTGTTATTATTTATACTGATTTTATTAGTATGGACCGATACAATTGCGGTTTGGCACTTGATTGTAATGGCTGTTTTGTTCGGGATATCCGATGCATTTAGCCATCCTGCAATGAATTCTTTGACGCCGACCTTATTGGAGGAGAATCAATTACAAAGAGGAAACTCCTTAATGCAGATGGCACAACAGATTAGTCCAATATTAGGACCTGCGTTAGGCGGAAGTATGATTGTTTTTTTAGGCTTTACAGGTGTATTCATCGTTTCCTTTGTTATGTTAGTTATAGCATCTTTGACTGTATTACAAATTACAATCACAGAAAATGAAGCAAAATCTTCGAAGAAGCCGTTAGAAGAATTAAAAGATGGCTTTGTATATATGATGAAAAACAAATTACTTTTAAATATTATGGTTATGGCTTTATTTATAAACTTCTTTTTCTCGGGTCCATTGTCGATTGGAATACCGATCATTGTAAAGGATATTTTTGAATCGAATGCACTCGGATTGACAATTATGGAGTGTGCATTAGGAATTGGAGCCTTGTCTGGAGCCATTCTTTTAGCTACTCGTAAAAATTTAAAACGACCTGGACTCGTATTAATTCAATGTACGTTCGGACTAGGTTTACTCTATGTGTTAACTGGAGCTTCCTTTCATCTGATTGCAAGTGCTTGTTTTGTTGCTACTATGGGTTTTATGACCCAGCTTGTAAATATTCCACTTGTAACGATGCTTCAACAGTCGACAGAAAAGAAGATGCTTGGGCGTGTGATGAGTGTTCTAATGACTGTGTCTACGGGACTAATCCCAGTATCCTATGCCGTTACCTCATCCCTTATTGCTATGGGGGTAAATATTCAGTACATTATTGCAACAGGTGGTATTATGGTTATGCTGATTGCATTAGCCAATAGTCGAAATAAACGTATTTTAGGCTATCAATTTAGTAAACAAGAAGCTAGTGCTGAAGTATCGTAA
- the liaF gene encoding cell wall-active antibiotics response protein LiaF translates to MKRNHFFRNIVAIVVILAGVALILENLAVIEWEMDEAWAYIYPTFFVLLGCKWLVDAIRGQGGVWPGLFLVIFGGLLLLDRFHILTFAFWDVYKLWPMLIVFLGFSIFGTSRKRKRKRNFQFIFDTDSHKDKEEALKNKKKFVIGDHKFNSPNWKVEPMDLWNAVGDYQIDFTKAFIPDKEIPISIQGWVGDIRIMMPENLEFRLKAEVKAGDIKLFGDSIDGVNRELNFETENYETATRKLDIYLNLKAGSIKVNKV, encoded by the coding sequence ATGAAACGCAACCACTTTTTTCGAAATATCGTTGCAATCGTTGTTATATTAGCGGGGGTTGCTTTAATATTAGAAAATTTAGCTGTTATAGAATGGGAAATGGATGAAGCATGGGCCTATATCTATCCAACCTTTTTTGTTTTATTAGGATGTAAATGGTTGGTGGATGCCATTCGAGGACAAGGTGGAGTTTGGCCGGGACTTTTTTTAGTTATCTTCGGAGGCTTGCTACTACTAGACCGTTTTCACATCTTGACGTTCGCGTTTTGGGATGTGTATAAGCTATGGCCAATGCTTATTGTCTTTTTAGGGTTTAGTATTTTTGGTACTTCTCGTAAACGGAAGCGGAAACGAAACTTCCAATTTATCTTTGATACGGATAGTCATAAAGATAAAGAAGAAGCGTTAAAGAACAAGAAAAAGTTTGTGATTGGAGATCATAAGTTCAATAGTCCAAACTGGAAAGTCGAGCCTATGGACTTATGGAATGCGGTGGGAGATTATCAAATTGATTTTACCAAAGCATTTATTCCAGATAAAGAAATTCCTATCAGCATCCAAGGATGGGTCGGAGATATTCGTATTATGATGCCGGAAAATTTAGAATTTCGCTTGAAAGCGGAGGTTAAAGCAGGAGATATAAAGCTTTTCGGGGACTCCATCGATGGCGTGAACCGCGAGTTAAATTTTGAAACAGAAAACTATGAAACCGCAACACGAAAGTTGGATATCTATCTTAATCTTAAAGCCGGATCCATCAAAGTGAATAAGGTTTAG
- a CDS encoding sensor histidine kinase translates to MLKRLNTIRYTYIRSHLYGLFLNTVTLLAILLSVYVVFEPVWLSAISIFVFVISYVLIGFIFSFYVGFKSSGDMKDRMDYLSVLITQLSRGNYSSRVYFNEDDEIARIGNELNELGEKLKSQVKSLQRMADEKSEYAKSAHKAAAIEERQRLARDLHDAISQQLFALTMMTQATLRILEKDPVLAKSQLEDISSTALKAQTEMRALLLHLRPVDLSGEPLISGIHKLVEELKQKCPIEFHLQLEEIDGISQSTEEHLFRIVQESLSNTLRHANASEVSIEITRSKKELFVHVGDNGQGFDLETDERKKTSYGLKTMKERCEELGGTFAIRTNKGEGTHIDIRIPL, encoded by the coding sequence ATGTTAAAACGTTTAAACACGATCCGATACACCTATATTCGCTCCCATTTATACGGATTGTTCTTAAATACTGTGACATTGCTTGCCATTTTATTGTCCGTTTACGTGGTGTTTGAGCCAGTTTGGTTGTCGGCTATAAGTATTTTTGTTTTCGTAATATCTTATGTTTTAATTGGATTCATATTTTCGTTTTATGTTGGTTTTAAATCAAGTGGAGACATGAAAGACCGAATGGATTATCTATCTGTTTTGATTACACAGCTTTCTCGAGGAAACTATTCTTCAAGAGTCTATTTTAATGAGGATGATGAAATTGCTAGGATAGGTAATGAATTAAACGAACTTGGAGAAAAACTAAAAAGCCAAGTGAAGTCGTTGCAACGGATGGCAGATGAAAAGTCTGAGTATGCGAAGTCAGCTCACAAAGCTGCAGCGATTGAAGAGAGGCAAAGGCTCGCACGTGATTTGCATGATGCAATTAGTCAACAGCTATTTGCGTTAACCATGATGACACAAGCCACCTTAAGAATCCTAGAAAAAGACCCTGTATTAGCGAAGTCGCAACTAGAAGATATTTCGTCCACTGCATTAAAAGCGCAAACGGAAATGCGAGCGCTATTGCTTCATTTGCGTCCTGTAGATTTATCAGGAGAGCCATTAATTTCTGGTATTCATAAATTAGTTGAGGAGTTGAAGCAAAAGTGTCCAATCGAATTTCACCTTCAGCTAGAAGAAATTGATGGTATTTCCCAATCCACAGAAGAACATCTCTTCCGAATTGTACAAGAATCGTTATCCAATACGTTACGCCATGCAAATGCATCAGAGGTCTCGATTGAGATTACAAGAAGTAAAAAAGAGCTGTTTGTTCACGTTGGGGATAATGGACAAGGCTTTGACTTAGAAACAGATGAACGGAAGAAAACATCTTATGGATTGAAAACGATGAAAGAACGCTGTGAAGAGTTAGGCGGTACGTTCGCTATTCGAACGAACAAAGGTGAAGGAACACATATAGACATTCGTATCCCACTTTGA